AATTTGCAGAAACAAATTCCAAAATTTTGGTATGGGTAAAAAGACATTCAAATTAGACAAAGTACTATGCAGAAAATTCGGGGAACGTATCAGATTCTTGCGTAATTCTCATAATTTAAAACAAGATGAGCTGGCTTTTAAGGCTCAAATTTCACCGAGTTATTTAAGCGCAATTGAAAGAGGTATCTCTGATACCACGATTTCGACAGCTAAAAGATTGGCAAAAGCTTTCAATATTAATTTAAACGATTTGTTTGATTTTTAATCTTTATCCAAAAGCTCTTTAACCTTCTTGATATCGTCTTTCATAAGGCGCATAGGTGAGCCTTCTTTGTCTGATTGGTAGCGAAGAAGGTAGGCAGGGTGAAATATCGGCATCATTTTGGCACCGAACGGTCCGTCGAAAAACTCGCCTCTGATTGAGGTTATACCTTTTTGAAAAATTCAATGTCATCAATGGGAAAAGAAAATTCGCCAATGACAATACTATTTCAAACTAGAAATTCTGATAATATATTAGATGTTTTTAAAGTAAATAGCACGAGAATACCTTTAAAAATAAATCTTAGAAATTTACTGCAGAATATTGAAAAAGCTTAAGAGTTAAGGTATTTTTCGTTGGCTTCCTTGTTAATAAAATAATTTGACCATTTACGAGTGGCTTCGGAAAAAGTAAAAAAGCCAAGTCCTAAGCAAGCACCTAGAAATCCAATTGCTAACATTAGAGGTTTATTTTTCATCAAAGGTTGTTTTGTTA
The genomic region above belongs to Candidatus Gastranaerophilales bacterium and contains:
- a CDS encoding helix-turn-helix transcriptional regulator yields the protein MGKKTFKLDKVLCRKFGERIRFLRNSHNLKQDELAFKAQISPSYLSAIERGISDTTISTAKRLAKAFNINLNDLFDF